The Arachis hypogaea cultivar Tifrunner chromosome 14, arahy.Tifrunner.gnm2.J5K5, whole genome shotgun sequence genome has a segment encoding these proteins:
- the LOC112740822 gene encoding uncharacterized protein isoform X1, with protein MERREKKAVKATVPKFGAWEKKAVGAPTDYSMVFGQVREKKKNQKTDLSEVRRLSLGNETNHHFHPYRARALLASEDPPLPPPPTNLQRRKSGVNNYFVCCSSSPDIVRP; from the exons ATGGAGAGACGAGAG AAGAAAGCAGTAAAGGCAACGGTGCCGAAGTTTGGAGCATGggagaagaaggcagtaggagcGCCTACAGATTATTCAATGGTGTTTGGTCAAGTtcgtgaaaagaagaagaatcaaaAGACAGATTTGAGTGAAGTGAGGCGTTTAAGCCTTGGGAATGAAACAAATCATCACTTCCATCCCTATCGTGCACGTGCTCTTCTTGCTAGTGAagatcctcctcttcctcctcctcctact AATTTGCAGAGGAGAAAAAGTGGTGTGAATAACTATTTCGTTTGCTGCTCATCAAGTCCTGATATTGTACGTCCTTGA